A single genomic interval of Croceibacter atlanticus HTCC2559 harbors:
- a CDS encoding LacI family DNA-binding transcriptional regulator, translated as MASNSNITLKGLSKILNLSISTISKSLNDSSEISQLTKDRVKEVAKLYNYQPNRVAVNLKSGKTKTIGVVLPSIQNYFFNNVLNGIEQTIENTGYNILISITNESHKKEKQHLNSLANGLVDGFIISVAEETQQLKDVEHYKNALALKKPIVMFDRVAEAIESNTVIGNDKQAVYEATSYLKTKGKKHIALVTTLQNLNVGKERYEGYKKALEEFSNEAQLEIVLKTTSPTVESDFKSFLTSNLEIDAIIALDEESSLGAHKMTKELNKQIPKDIALIGYANTKIAEHMSPKLSTINQHGFKIGEIAALQLLHQLSQNVVTNKRTIVSSEIIHRQTS; from the coding sequence ATGGCATCAAATAGCAACATTACCTTAAAGGGTCTATCTAAGATTTTAAATCTATCTATTTCTACCATTTCAAAATCTTTAAATGATAGTAGCGAGATAAGTCAACTCACAAAAGATAGAGTTAAAGAAGTTGCCAAATTATATAATTACCAACCTAACAGAGTTGCTGTAAATTTAAAATCTGGGAAGACAAAGACAATAGGCGTTGTCTTGCCGAGTATTCAAAACTATTTTTTTAATAATGTACTTAATGGTATTGAGCAGACCATAGAAAATACAGGTTACAATATCCTTATTAGTATTACCAATGAATCTCACAAAAAAGAAAAGCAGCATTTAAACAGCTTAGCAAATGGATTAGTTGATGGCTTTATAATTTCTGTTGCTGAAGAAACTCAACAATTAAAAGATGTAGAACATTACAAAAATGCCTTAGCTCTTAAAAAGCCAATTGTAATGTTTGATCGTGTTGCCGAAGCCATAGAAAGCAATACAGTTATAGGAAATGATAAACAAGCGGTTTATGAGGCTACTTCTTATCTTAAAACTAAAGGCAAGAAACATATAGCATTAGTTACTACATTACAAAATTTAAATGTAGGTAAAGAACGCTATGAAGGTTACAAAAAAGCGCTTGAAGAATTTAGTAATGAGGCTCAATTAGAGATTGTGCTAAAAACAACATCACCTACTGTGGAAAGCGACTTTAAATCATTCTTAACTTCCAATCTTGAGATAGACGCTATAATTGCATTAGATGAAGAGTCTTCTTTAGGTGCTCATAAAATGACTAAAGAGCTAAACAAACAGATACCGAAAGACATAGCACTTATTGGTTATGCAAATACTAAAATTGCAGAACACATGTCTCCAAAACTAAGTACGATTAATCAACATGGGTTTAAAATTGGTGAAATAGCCGCATTACAACTATTACATCAATTGTCTCAAAATGTGGTGACAAATAAAAGAACAATAGTGTCTTCAGAAATTATTCACAGGCAAACAAGCTAA
- a CDS encoding rhodanese-like domain-containing protein, which produces MLRTYIKTILIVLGFGLSSCNSQTTEVITVVNEEEFNTLLANNSNAQLIDVRTVNEFNNGFINNAENIVYDINFKNKLEALDKTKPVMVYCKSGGRSAKASKILEAEGFKIVYDLDGGYDNYRKKAQ; this is translated from the coding sequence ATGCTTAGAACATATATTAAAACTATATTGATTGTTTTAGGTTTTGGGTTATCCTCTTGTAACTCTCAAACTACAGAAGTTATTACTGTAGTAAATGAAGAAGAGTTTAATACTTTACTAGCCAATAACAGTAATGCACAACTTATAGATGTTAGAACAGTAAATGAGTTTAATAACGGCTTCATTAATAACGCAGAAAATATAGTTTATGATATTAACTTTAAAAATAAACTGGAAGCATTAGATAAAACGAAGCCTGTAATGGTGTATTGCAAAAGTGGAGGAAGAAGTGCTAAAGCATCAAAAATTCTCGAAGCAGAAGGCTTTAAAATAGTATACGACCTAGATGGTGGTTATGATAATTATAGAAAAAAGGCTCAATAA